From a region of the Methylocystis hirsuta genome:
- a CDS encoding IS110 family transposase, protein MNEIIRIGMDTSKHFFQLHGVDAAERPVLRKRLRRKEVVAFFAGLSPMVVGIEACGAAHHWARTLSELGHEVQLLPPQLVKPYVKRGKNDAADAEALCEAMSRPTMRFAPVKSKEEQAALMLIGVRDRLIRNRTQLANAIRGYAAEFGLIAAKGLDKIEPLLARLEADESLPALARDLFMTQAEEYAQLKAKIRDVDAKLSAWRRQDARSRRLVRIPGLGPIGAALLSMKTLDPSLFRSGRQFAAWIGLTPKDHSTAGKVKLGGITRAGDEALRSALVSGATAVIRQARHGRGKPSPWLAALIARKPPKLAAVALANKIARIAWKLMKTGESYDARRASGAAAQAA, encoded by the coding sequence GTGAACGAGATTATCCGCATTGGCATGGATACGTCGAAACATTTTTTTCAGCTTCACGGGGTGGACGCCGCCGAGCGGCCGGTTTTGCGCAAAAGGCTGCGGCGCAAGGAGGTCGTAGCGTTCTTTGCGGGACTTTCGCCGATGGTTGTCGGGATCGAGGCTTGCGGCGCGGCGCATCATTGGGCGCGCACGCTTTCTGAACTTGGTCACGAGGTGCAGCTTTTGCCGCCGCAGCTGGTGAAGCCCTATGTCAAACGCGGCAAGAACGACGCGGCCGACGCCGAGGCGCTGTGCGAAGCGATGAGCCGGCCGACGATGCGTTTTGCGCCGGTCAAGAGCAAGGAGGAGCAAGCGGCGCTGATGCTGATCGGCGTGCGCGATCGGCTGATCCGCAATCGCACGCAGCTTGCGAACGCCATTCGCGGCTACGCGGCGGAGTTTGGATTGATCGCCGCCAAGGGTCTCGACAAGATCGAGCCGCTGCTCGCGCGGCTTGAAGCGGACGAGAGTTTGCCGGCCTTGGCGCGCGATTTGTTCATGACGCAGGCGGAAGAATACGCGCAGCTTAAGGCAAAGATCAGGGATGTCGACGCCAAGCTTTCCGCCTGGCGCCGGCAAGACGCGCGCAGCCGCCGGCTCGTGCGCATTCCGGGACTGGGGCCGATCGGCGCGGCGTTGCTGTCGATGAAGACGCTCGACCCGAGTTTGTTTCGTTCGGGACGCCAGTTCGCGGCCTGGATCGGCTTGACGCCGAAGGATCATTCGACCGCCGGCAAGGTCAAACTCGGGGGGATCACCCGCGCCGGCGACGAGGCCTTGCGCAGCGCATTGGTGAGCGGCGCGACCGCCGTCATCCGGCAGGCGCGACACGGCAGAGGAAAACCCTCGCCCTGGCTCGCGGCGCTGATCGCGCGCAAGCCGCCAAAACTCGCCGCCGTGGCGCTCGCCAACAAGATCGCCCGCATCGCGTGGAAACTCATGAAGACGGGAGAAAGTTACGACGCCAGACGGGCGTCGGGCGCCGCGGCGCAGGCCGCATAA
- the arfB gene encoding alternative ribosome rescue aminoacyl-tRNA hydrolase ArfB, which produces MIRVTDRIALHEWEIVEEFARASGPGGQNVQKVETAVRLRFDIRNSPSLADDVKARLARLAGRRLTKDGVILIEARRHRTQERNRADALDRLIDLIRIAAAPPPPPRKKTRPTLGSKIRRLDGKKQRGDVKALRGKPTHEL; this is translated from the coding sequence ATGATCCGCGTGACCGATAGAATCGCGCTCCACGAATGGGAAATCGTGGAGGAATTCGCGCGCGCGTCGGGGCCCGGCGGGCAAAATGTGCAGAAGGTCGAAACCGCCGTGCGGCTGCGCTTCGACATCCGCAATTCGCCCAGCCTCGCGGATGACGTGAAGGCGCGGCTGGCGCGCCTCGCCGGCAGGCGTCTGACGAAGGACGGCGTCATCCTCATCGAAGCGCGCCGCCATCGCACGCAGGAGCGCAACCGGGCGGATGCGCTCGATCGCCTCATCGACCTCATCCGCATCGCGGCGGCTCCGCCGCCCCCGCCGCGAAAGAAAACCCGGCCGACGCTCGGCTCGAAAATCAGGCGGCTCGACGGCAAGAAGCAGCGCGGCGACGTGAAGGCGCTGCGCGGCAAGCCGACGCATGAGTTATGA
- a CDS encoding DUF2200 domain-containing protein yields the protein MAKHRIYTTSFASVYPLYVAKAEKKGRTKAEVDQVISWLTGYGQEELNTQLEKQTDFETFFAEAPMINPSRALIKGVVCGVQVEDVKEPTLREIRYLDKLVDELARGRAIDKILRK from the coding sequence ATGGCGAAACACCGAATCTATACGACCAGCTTCGCAAGCGTTTATCCCCTTTACGTCGCAAAAGCGGAAAAAAAGGGACGCACGAAAGCTGAGGTCGATCAGGTCATCTCGTGGCTGACGGGCTATGGTCAGGAGGAACTGAATACTCAACTGGAGAAACAAACTGACTTCGAGACATTTTTTGCAGAGGCTCCTATGATCAATCCTTCGCGAGCCTTGATCAAGGGTGTGGTTTGCGGCGTCCAAGTGGAGGATGTCAAGGAGCCGACTTTGCGAGAAATTCGCTATTTGGACAAACTGGTTGATGAGTTGGCGCGAGGAAGGGCGATAGATAAAATTCTGCGAAAGTAA
- a CDS encoding bifunctional 2-C-methyl-D-erythritol 4-phosphate cytidylyltransferase/2-C-methyl-D-erythritol 2,4-cyclodiphosphate synthase — translation MGAAHHTPSIAILVVAGGRGARAGDGPPKQYRPIAGLTLLARTLHGLHMAMPQAALKVVIHKDDLEHYAASIAELPASDRARLLPPAFGGASRQESVRNGLEALAAEGAPDIVLIHDAARPFVDAALVARAIEAAAIHGAAAPGVPLADTIKQIDDAGVVVATPDRARLCAVQTPQSFRFDLVMAAHRAAAAGGRDYTDDAMIAEAAGVKVHIFEGDAANFKLTTQQDFARAMEQLKQPVFADLPDIRMGQGYDVHAFGPGDAVWLGGVAVPHTHGLAGHSDADVLSHAVTDAILGAIAEGDIGAHFPPSDPQWKGAASSIFLARACELVRARGGAIANVDATIICEAPKIGPHRERIREKLAETMGVEIGRVAIKATTTERLGFTGRGEGMAALAIATVRLP, via the coding sequence ATGGGCGCCGCTCACCACACTCCTTCCATCGCCATCCTTGTCGTCGCCGGAGGGCGCGGCGCGCGGGCGGGCGACGGCCCGCCCAAACAATATCGACCGATCGCCGGCCTGACGCTGCTCGCCCGAACGCTGCACGGGCTGCATATGGCCATGCCCCAGGCCGCGCTCAAGGTCGTCATCCATAAAGACGACCTTGAGCATTATGCCGCGAGCATAGCGGAGCTTCCCGCGTCCGATCGGGCGCGGCTTCTGCCGCCGGCCTTCGGCGGCGCCAGCCGGCAGGAAAGCGTCAGGAACGGCCTCGAGGCGCTCGCGGCCGAGGGCGCGCCGGATATCGTGCTGATCCACGACGCGGCGCGTCCTTTCGTGGACGCTGCGCTCGTCGCGCGCGCCATCGAGGCGGCCGCGATCCATGGCGCCGCCGCCCCCGGCGTGCCGCTCGCCGATACGATAAAGCAGATCGACGACGCCGGCGTCGTCGTCGCGACGCCCGACCGCGCGAGGCTCTGCGCCGTGCAGACGCCGCAGTCGTTTCGATTCGATCTCGTAATGGCCGCCCATCGCGCTGCGGCCGCGGGCGGGCGCGACTATACCGACGACGCCATGATCGCCGAAGCCGCCGGCGTGAAGGTGCATATTTTTGAAGGCGACGCCGCAAATTTCAAACTCACGACCCAACAGGACTTCGCCCGCGCCATGGAGCAGTTGAAGCAACCCGTATTCGCCGATCTGCCCGACATCCGCATGGGTCAGGGCTATGACGTCCACGCCTTCGGGCCCGGCGATGCCGTCTGGCTTGGCGGCGTCGCGGTCCCGCATACGCATGGTCTCGCCGGCCATTCGGATGCCGATGTTTTGTCCCATGCGGTCACCGACGCCATTCTTGGCGCCATCGCCGAAGGCGACATCGGCGCACATTTCCCGCCGTCCGATCCGCAATGGAAAGGCGCGGCGTCGTCGATCTTCCTGGCGCGCGCCTGCGAATTGGTGCGCGCGCGCGGCGGCGCGATCGCCAATGTCGACGCCACCATCATTTGCGAAGCGCCAAAGATCGGTCCGCATCGGGAGCGCATTCGGGAAAAACTTGCGGAGACGATGGGCGTCGAGATCGGCCGCGTCGCGATCAAGGCGACGACGACGGAGAGACTCGGCTTTACCGGCAGAGGCGAAGGCATGGCGGCGCTGGCGATCGCGACGGTGCGGCTGCCGTGA
- the dusB gene encoding tRNA dihydrouridine synthase DusB translates to MATAKKLGVGFAPSPLGIGGITLTGRALLAPMAGVTDPTMRRIASRLGASATVSEMVTAAGVARGDRETAMRLECAGVEPRVIQIAAREPAEMAAAARSAESSGADWIDINMGCPCKRVTGGLAGAALMRDLDQAARLISAAREAICVPLSVKMRLGWDDATRNVAELARRAEAEGAAMITVHGRTRQQLYAGRADWRAIAAAKAAVRIPVVANGDCAGEDDAVEMLEHSGADGVMIGRAAMGQPWIVGDIAHFLQTGERRAPPTLAQRAEIAREHLEGLLASMGASAGLRHARKHLAAYVDRSFGRLAGHAATDARHALVTTQSPDEAARLIELIFLTAQPAEQGIAA, encoded by the coding sequence ATGGCTACTGCCAAAAAACTAGGCGTTGGCTTTGCCCCTTCGCCTCTGGGCATTGGCGGGATCACGCTGACGGGTCGCGCGCTCCTCGCGCCGATGGCCGGCGTGACCGACCCGACCATGCGCCGCATCGCGTCGCGTCTGGGGGCGTCGGCGACGGTGAGCGAGATGGTGACGGCCGCTGGCGTCGCCCGCGGCGATCGCGAGACGGCGATGCGGCTGGAGTGCGCCGGCGTCGAGCCGCGGGTCATTCAGATCGCGGCGCGCGAGCCGGCGGAAATGGCGGCCGCCGCTCGAAGCGCCGAATCCTCTGGAGCTGACTGGATCGACATCAACATGGGCTGTCCTTGCAAGCGTGTCACCGGAGGCCTCGCGGGCGCCGCTCTGATGCGCGATCTCGATCAAGCGGCGCGGCTGATCTCTGCGGCGCGCGAGGCAATATGCGTGCCGCTGAGCGTCAAGATGCGGTTGGGATGGGATGACGCGACCCGAAACGTCGCGGAGCTGGCGCGCCGCGCGGAAGCCGAAGGCGCCGCGATGATCACCGTGCATGGGCGCACGCGGCAGCAGCTTTATGCAGGCCGGGCCGATTGGCGCGCGATTGCGGCGGCGAAAGCGGCCGTGCGAATTCCGGTGGTCGCCAATGGCGACTGCGCCGGCGAAGACGACGCCGTGGAGATGCTCGAACATTCCGGCGCCGACGGAGTCATGATCGGACGGGCGGCCATGGGGCAGCCCTGGATCGTCGGCGATATCGCGCATTTTCTGCAGACCGGCGAGCGACGCGCGCCGCCCACGCTGGCGCAGCGCGCTGAAATCGCGCGCGAACACCTCGAAGGTCTGCTGGCGTCGATGGGCGCGTCGGCCGGGTTGAGGCATGCGCGCAAACATCTCGCCGCCTATGTCGATCGCTCGTTCGGTCGATTGGCGGGACATGCCGCAACCGACGCGCGTCACGCGCTGGTCACGACCCAGTCTCCAGACGAGGCGGCGCGGCTGATTGAGCTGATTTTTCTGACGGCGCAGCCTGCAGAGCAGGGGATCGCGGCATGA
- a CDS encoding two-component system sensor histidine kinase NtrB translates to MSVSDRPRRNGAHCVGYEPLKIINDAGRSCMLEALPNAILTVARDGVIEDANAAAEAFFELGKPLLIGQSLDRLLPFGSPLTALIEQVRERGATINEYKVDLGRPGQEADRRVDVHCAPLPEGDGLVLVMLQERTIADKIDRQLTHRGAVRSVSGLASMLAHEIKNPLSGIRGAAQLLESALGDQDRALTRLICDETDRIVRLVDRMEVFSDARPLQREQVNIHSVLDHVKRVAQSGFARNVRFVENYDPSLPPVYANRDQLVQAFLNLVKNAAEAVGEAVDGEIELSTAFRPGVSLRALGEKSPIGLPLEFCVRDNGPGVPEDIAAHLFDPFVTTKSTGTGLGLALVAKIVNDHGGIVECESLPRRTTFRVLMPMYRPKRAEQREERRA, encoded by the coding sequence ATGAGCGTTTCCGACCGCCCTCGACGCAACGGCGCGCATTGCGTCGGCTATGAGCCGCTCAAGATCATCAATGACGCCGGCCGATCATGCATGCTCGAGGCTCTGCCCAACGCGATTCTGACCGTCGCGCGCGACGGCGTCATCGAGGACGCCAACGCCGCCGCCGAGGCCTTCTTCGAACTCGGCAAGCCTCTGCTCATCGGGCAGTCGCTCGATCGGCTGCTGCCGTTCGGATCGCCGCTCACCGCGCTCATCGAGCAGGTTCGCGAACGCGGCGCGACAATCAATGAATACAAGGTCGATCTCGGCCGGCCCGGCCAGGAAGCCGACCGACGCGTCGACGTTCATTGCGCGCCGCTGCCCGAGGGCGACGGGCTCGTGCTTGTTATGCTGCAGGAGCGCACAATTGCCGACAAAATAGACAGGCAACTGACGCATCGCGGCGCTGTTCGCTCGGTTTCGGGGCTGGCCTCGATGCTGGCGCACGAAATCAAGAACCCGCTGTCCGGCATTCGCGGCGCCGCACAACTGCTCGAATCGGCGCTCGGCGATCAGGACCGCGCGCTGACGCGGCTGATTTGCGACGAGACCGATCGGATTGTGCGTCTTGTCGATCGGATGGAGGTTTTTTCCGACGCGCGTCCATTGCAGCGCGAGCAGGTGAACATTCATTCGGTGCTGGATCACGTGAAGCGCGTCGCCCAGAGCGGATTCGCCCGCAACGTTCGCTTCGTCGAGAACTACGACCCATCGCTGCCGCCGGTTTACGCCAATCGCGATCAACTGGTGCAGGCGTTCCTCAATCTCGTGAAGAACGCGGCGGAAGCCGTCGGCGAAGCCGTCGATGGGGAGATCGAACTCTCGACCGCTTTCCGGCCCGGCGTCAGTCTGCGCGCGCTTGGCGAGAAAAGCCCGATCGGCCTGCCGCTCGAATTTTGCGTGCGCGACAATGGCCCCGGCGTTCCGGAAGACATCGCCGCGCATCTCTTTGATCCCTTTGTTACGACCAAGTCGACAGGAACTGGCCTCGGACTTGCACTGGTTGCGAAGATCGTCAACGACCACGGCGGCATCGTGGAGTGCGAGTCCCTCCCGAGGCGCACGACTTTCCGGGTGCTGATGCCAATGTACAGGCCGAAACGGGCCGAGCAACGCGAGGAACGGCGTGCATGA